The following are from one region of the Gossypium hirsutum isolate 1008001.06 chromosome D03, Gossypium_hirsutum_v2.1, whole genome shotgun sequence genome:
- the LOC107950183 gene encoding serine/threonine-protein kinase rio1: MSKLEEKPEAAPNDAADYEDEEEDLSWSSDSEIVEALDYLDSKVDDESIDSSFTLASRRPNAHGGVHSRPNSSALQPLSNRNQKFSNHIRASPLEEWEGRINVGMSNTVTTAIRESVREMAIGKTKTTEKADRATVEQAIDPRTRMVLFKMLNRGVFHDINGCISTGKEANVYHATKSDGQELAIKVYKTSVLVFKDRDRYVQGDYRFRYGYCKHNPRKMVKTWAEKEMRNLMRLKAAGIRCPTPLLLRLHVLVMEFIGKAGWAAPRLKDAALSLDKLRECYVEMIVAMRTLYQKCKLVHGDLSEYNILYYEGHLYIIDVSQAVDLDHPHALDFLREDCIHVSDFFRKHGVAVMTIRELFDFIVDPTITDGSVDSYLEEVQQKILARGDMSVEDEIADSVFVQTYIPKTLDHVKNVEEDVIRITSGKDTGDLYYKTITGLKEALPKDQSSPVEKQQGDTNTRPVEGSMGNPSGHSNSQESESEAESPSGSETDGDEENLSGSEDKGPLSDSPAQVDKKAARKENKKKVKEEKREARKTKVPKAVKKRKKKLAKAHKTR; encoded by the exons ATGTCTAAATTGGAAGAGAAACCAGAAGCCGCACCGAACGATGCAGCGGATTATGAAGATGAGGAAGAAGACTTGTCGTGGTCATCCGATTCTGAAATCGTCGAGGCATTGGATTATTTGGATTCCAAGGTCGATGACGAGTCCATCGATAGTTCTTTCACGCTTGCGTCGAGGCGGCCTAACGCTCACGGCGGTGTTCACTCTAGGCCTAATTCGTCCGCTCTTCAACCTCTATCCAACCGTAACCAGAAGTTCTCTAATCATATTCGAGCTTCCCCTTTAGAG GAGTGGGAAGGGAGGATAAATGTTGGAATGTCGAACACGGTTACAACTGCAATTCGTGAAAGTGTTCGTGAAATGGCCATTGGTAAAACTAAAACTACTGAGAAAGCTGATCGTGCAACTGTTGAGCAG GCTATTGATCCAAGAACTCGTATGGTTCTGTTTAAAATGCTTAACCGCGGTGTGTTTCATGATATCAATGGCTGCATTTCAACTGGAAAAGAA GCAAATGTATATCATGCAACAAAATCTGATGGTCAGGAACTAGCAATCAAAGTATATAAAACTTCTGTTTTGGTTTTCAA GGATCGAGATCGATATGTACAAGGTGATTACCGGTTCAGATATGGTTATTGTAAGCACAATCCTAGAAAAATGGTGAAGACGTGGGCTGAGAAAGAAATGAGGAATCTTATGag GCTTAAGGCTGCAGGAATTAGATGCCCAACTCCATTACTTTTGAGACTTCATGTGCTGGTCATGGAATTCATAG GAAAAGCTGGTTGGGCTGCGCCTCGTCTTAAAGATGCGGCATTATCTTTAGACAAGTTGCGTGAATGTTATGTGGAG ATGATAGTTGCAATGCGGACATTATACCAGAAATGCAAACTAGTGCATGGAGATCTCAGTGAATATAACATTCTATATTATGAG GGTCACTTATACATAATTGACGTCTCTCAAGCGGTTGATCTTGACCACCCACATGCCCTGGATTTCTTACGTGAAGATTGTATTCATGTTTCT GATTTCTTTAGAAAACATGGTGTAGCTGTCATGACAATTCGAGAGTTATTCGACTTCATAGTGGATCCAACTATCACGGATGGCTCTGTGGATAGTTATTTGGAAGAG GTGCAGCAGAAGATTTTAGCAAGAGGAGACATGTCTGTGGAGGATGAAATTGCAGATTCTGTGTTTGTTCAG ACTTATATTCCCAAGACATTGGATCATGTCAAGAATGTTGAGGAGGATGTAATACGGATAACCAGTGGCAAGGACACCGGAGACTTATATTATAAGACAATTACAGGACTAAAGGAGGCTCTCCCTAAAGATCAATCTTCACCAGTGGAGAAGCAGCAAGGGGATACCAACACAAGACCTGTAGAAGGGTCTATGGGAAATCCATCTGGCCATTCTAATTCTCAGGAGAGCGAGTCTGAAGCTGAGTCCCCATCTGGTTCTGAAACAGATGGGGATGAAGAGAACTTGAGTGGCTCAGAAGATAAGGGTCCGTTATCTGACAGTCCGGCACAAGTTGACAAGAAAGCTGCTagaaaagagaataaaaagaaagtCAAAGAGGAGAAGAGGGAGGCTCGAAAGACAAAAGTGCCAAAAGccgtaaagaaaagaaagaagaaattggCCAAAGCCCACAAGACCAGGTAG
- the LOC107950184 gene encoding probable inactive purple acid phosphatase 27 isoform X3 — MEQFPHICSAPIKYKYANDSDADYKKTGKSSLKFQLINQREDFSFALFSGGLSDPKLVAVSNVISFANPKAPLYPRLSQGKSWNEMTVTWTSGYNVIEAVPFVEWGMKGESQSRSPAGTLTFHQNDMCAPPARTVGWRDPGFIHTSFLKDLWPSSVYAPQLTSFLREMMNEQCVPNTVFIFAFRYTYKLGHKLVDGSYVWSKSYSFKSSPYPGQDSLQRVVIFGDMGKAERDGSNEYSNYQPGSLNTTDQLIKDLKNIDIVFHIGDITYANGYISQWDQFTSQVERIASTVPYMIASGNHERDAPNSGSFYDGNDSGGECGVIAETMFYVPAENRAKFWYSTDYGMFHFCIADSEHDWREGSEQYKFIEKCLASADRRKQPWLIFVAHRVLGYSSSYWKDASFGEPMGRESLQGLWQKYKVDIAFFGHIHNYERTCPVYQGQCMHVGKSHYSGTVNGTIHVVVGGGGSHLSAFGPTQTSWSLYKDSDFGFVKLTAYNHSSLLFEYKKSSDGNVYDSFTISRDYRDVLACVHDGCEPTTLGS, encoded by the exons ATGGAACAGTTTCCTCATATATGTTCAGCCCCAATAAAG TACAAATATGCCAATGATTCCGATGCTGATTACAAAAAGACTGGAAAATCTTCATTGAAGTTCCAATTGATCAATCAACGGGAAGATTTTTCGTTTGCATTATTTTCTGGCGGGTTATCCGAT CCAAAACTGGTGGCTGTTTCAAATGTTATAAGTTTTGCTAACCCAAAGGCACCACTTTATCCACGGCTTTCACAAGGGAAATCTTGGAATGAA ATGACAGTGACTTGGACTAGTGGCTATAATGTTATCGAAGCTGTACCTTTCGTTGAGTGGGGTATGAAAGGAGAATCCCAAAGTCGATCTCCTGCAGGAACATTGACATTTCATCAAAATGATATGTGTG CTCCACCAGCCCGAACAGTTGGTTGGCGCGATCCTGGTTTCATTCATACAAGTTTCCTAAAGGATTTGTGGCCAAGCTCTGTGTATGCACCACAATTGACATCTTTTCTCAGAGAAATGATGAATGAGCAATGTGTTCCCAATACTGTGTTTATTTTTGCTTTTAGGTACACTTATAAGCTTGGCCATAAGTTGGTAGATGGTTCTTATGTCTGGAGCAAGAGCTACTCTTTCAAATCTTCACCATATCCAGGGCAGGATTCGTTACAGCGAGTTGTAATATTTGGAGATATGGGAAAG GCCGAACGAGATGGTTCAAACGAATACAGTAATTATCAGCCAGGATCACTTAACACCACGGATCAACTAATCAAGGACTTGAAAAACATTGACATAGTTTTTCATATAGGGGACATTACATATGCAAATGGGTATATCTCACAGTGGGACCAGTTCACATCACAGGTTGAGCGCATTGCATCAACTGTGCCATATATGATTGCAAG CGGCAATCATGAACGCGATGCTCCCAACTCTGGGTCGTTCTACGACGGAAACGATTCTGGTGGTGAATGTGGTGTCATAGCTGAGACCATGTTTTATGTTCCTGCTGAGAACAGAGCTAAGTTTTG GTATTCAACAGACTATGGCATGTTCCATTTCTGTATAGCTGACAGTGAACATGATTGGAGGGAAGGTTCTGAGCAGTACAAGTTCATCGAGAAGTGCCTAGCGTCGGCAGACCGGAGAAAGCAGCCCTGGTTAATATTTGTTGCTCATCGTGTTCTTGGTTATTCCTCAAGTTATTGGAAAGATGCCTCATTTGGAGAGCCCATGGGAAGGGAAAGCTTGCAAGGACTTTGGCAGAAGTACAAAGTCGACATTGCATTTTTTGGACATATCCATAACTATGAAAGAACTTGCCCGGTTTACCAG GGGCAGTGCATGCATGTGGGAAAATCACACTATTCAGGTACTGTAAATGGAACGATTCACGTAGTGGTTGGTGGGGGAGGGAGCCATTTATCAGCGTTTGGTCCTACCCAGACTTCATGGAGTCTATACAAAGATTCAGATTTTGGTTTCGTGAAGTTGACCGCATACAATCACTCATCTCTCCTCTTTGAATACAAGAAAAGCAGTGATGGAAATGTGTATGATTCTTTCACCATTTCCAGGGACTACCGAGATGTCTTGGCCTGTGTTCATGATGGCTGCGAACCAACCACTTTGGGTTCTTGA
- the LOC107950184 gene encoding probable inactive purple acid phosphatase 27 isoform X2 — MRSLSFLSMEYLFLLMSILSQCLKFGSGTAAVVHAGNGDGVQPLSKIAIHKAVYALHENASVKAHPLVLGTKGGDSDWVTVEIECPKPSEDDWIAVFSPANFSSSICQPSDDMEQFPHICSAPIKYKYANDSDADYKKTGKSSLKFQLINQREDFSFALFSGGLSDPKLVAVSNVISFANPKAPLYPRLSQGKSWNEMTVTWTSGYNVIEAVPFVEWGMKGESQSRSPAGTLTFHQNDMCAPPARTVGWRDPGFIHTSFLKDLWPSSVYTYKLGHKLVDGSYVWSKSYSFKSSPYPGQDSLQRVVIFGDMGKAERDGSNEYSNYQPGSLNTTDQLIKDLKNIDIVFHIGDITYANGYISQWDQFTSQVERIASTVPYMIASGNHERDAPNSGSFYDGNDSGGECGVIAETMFYVPAENRAKFWYSTDYGMFHFCIADSEHDWREGSEQYKFIEKCLASADRRKQPWLIFVAHRVLGYSSSYWKDASFGEPMGRESLQGLWQKYKVDIAFFGHIHNYERTCPVYQGQCMHVGKSHYSGTVNGTIHVVVGGGGSHLSAFGPTQTSWSLYKDSDFGFVKLTAYNHSSLLFEYKKSSDGNVYDSFTISRDYRDVLACVHDGCEPTTLGS; from the exons ATGAGGAGCTTGAGCTTCTTATCTATGGAATATCTTTTCCTATTAATGTCGATCTTATCGCAGTGTTTGAAATTTGGTTCAGGAACTGCAGCAGTGGTTCATGCTGGGAATGGCGATGGCGTCCAGCCATTGTCCAAGATTGCCATCCATAAAGCAGTCTATGCACTTCATGAAAATGCTTCTGTTAAAGCACACCCGCTTGTTCTTGGGACGAAG GGGGGAGATTCTGATTGGGTAACTGTAGAAATTGAATGTCCGAAACCTTCTGAGGATGATTGGATTGCTGTCTTCTCTCCAGCAAATTTCAG CTCGTCTATCTGTCAACCAAGTGATGATATGGAACAGTTTCCTCATATATGTTCAGCCCCAATAAAG TACAAATATGCCAATGATTCCGATGCTGATTACAAAAAGACTGGAAAATCTTCATTGAAGTTCCAATTGATCAATCAACGGGAAGATTTTTCGTTTGCATTATTTTCTGGCGGGTTATCCGAT CCAAAACTGGTGGCTGTTTCAAATGTTATAAGTTTTGCTAACCCAAAGGCACCACTTTATCCACGGCTTTCACAAGGGAAATCTTGGAATGAA ATGACAGTGACTTGGACTAGTGGCTATAATGTTATCGAAGCTGTACCTTTCGTTGAGTGGGGTATGAAAGGAGAATCCCAAAGTCGATCTCCTGCAGGAACATTGACATTTCATCAAAATGATATGTGTG CTCCACCAGCCCGAACAGTTGGTTGGCGCGATCCTGGTTTCATTCATACAAGTTTCCTAAAGGATTTGTGGCCAAGCTCTGT GTACACTTATAAGCTTGGCCATAAGTTGGTAGATGGTTCTTATGTCTGGAGCAAGAGCTACTCTTTCAAATCTTCACCATATCCAGGGCAGGATTCGTTACAGCGAGTTGTAATATTTGGAGATATGGGAAAG GCCGAACGAGATGGTTCAAACGAATACAGTAATTATCAGCCAGGATCACTTAACACCACGGATCAACTAATCAAGGACTTGAAAAACATTGACATAGTTTTTCATATAGGGGACATTACATATGCAAATGGGTATATCTCACAGTGGGACCAGTTCACATCACAGGTTGAGCGCATTGCATCAACTGTGCCATATATGATTGCAAG CGGCAATCATGAACGCGATGCTCCCAACTCTGGGTCGTTCTACGACGGAAACGATTCTGGTGGTGAATGTGGTGTCATAGCTGAGACCATGTTTTATGTTCCTGCTGAGAACAGAGCTAAGTTTTG GTATTCAACAGACTATGGCATGTTCCATTTCTGTATAGCTGACAGTGAACATGATTGGAGGGAAGGTTCTGAGCAGTACAAGTTCATCGAGAAGTGCCTAGCGTCGGCAGACCGGAGAAAGCAGCCCTGGTTAATATTTGTTGCTCATCGTGTTCTTGGTTATTCCTCAAGTTATTGGAAAGATGCCTCATTTGGAGAGCCCATGGGAAGGGAAAGCTTGCAAGGACTTTGGCAGAAGTACAAAGTCGACATTGCATTTTTTGGACATATCCATAACTATGAAAGAACTTGCCCGGTTTACCAG GGGCAGTGCATGCATGTGGGAAAATCACACTATTCAGGTACTGTAAATGGAACGATTCACGTAGTGGTTGGTGGGGGAGGGAGCCATTTATCAGCGTTTGGTCCTACCCAGACTTCATGGAGTCTATACAAAGATTCAGATTTTGGTTTCGTGAAGTTGACCGCATACAATCACTCATCTCTCCTCTTTGAATACAAGAAAAGCAGTGATGGAAATGTGTATGATTCTTTCACCATTTCCAGGGACTACCGAGATGTCTTGGCCTGTGTTCATGATGGCTGCGAACCAACCACTTTGGGTTCTTGA
- the LOC107950184 gene encoding probable inactive purple acid phosphatase 27 isoform X1, whose amino-acid sequence MRSLSFLSMEYLFLLMSILSQCLKFGSGTAAVVHAGNGDGVQPLSKIAIHKAVYALHENASVKAHPLVLGTKGGDSDWVTVEIECPKPSEDDWIAVFSPANFSSSICQPSDDMEQFPHICSAPIKYKYANDSDADYKKTGKSSLKFQLINQREDFSFALFSGGLSDPKLVAVSNVISFANPKAPLYPRLSQGKSWNEMTVTWTSGYNVIEAVPFVEWGMKGESQSRSPAGTLTFHQNDMCAPPARTVGWRDPGFIHTSFLKDLWPSSVYAPQLTSFLREMMNEQCVPNTVFIFAFRYTYKLGHKLVDGSYVWSKSYSFKSSPYPGQDSLQRVVIFGDMGKAERDGSNEYSNYQPGSLNTTDQLIKDLKNIDIVFHIGDITYANGYISQWDQFTSQVERIASTVPYMIASGNHERDAPNSGSFYDGNDSGGECGVIAETMFYVPAENRAKFWYSTDYGMFHFCIADSEHDWREGSEQYKFIEKCLASADRRKQPWLIFVAHRVLGYSSSYWKDASFGEPMGRESLQGLWQKYKVDIAFFGHIHNYERTCPVYQGQCMHVGKSHYSGTVNGTIHVVVGGGGSHLSAFGPTQTSWSLYKDSDFGFVKLTAYNHSSLLFEYKKSSDGNVYDSFTISRDYRDVLACVHDGCEPTTLGS is encoded by the exons ATGAGGAGCTTGAGCTTCTTATCTATGGAATATCTTTTCCTATTAATGTCGATCTTATCGCAGTGTTTGAAATTTGGTTCAGGAACTGCAGCAGTGGTTCATGCTGGGAATGGCGATGGCGTCCAGCCATTGTCCAAGATTGCCATCCATAAAGCAGTCTATGCACTTCATGAAAATGCTTCTGTTAAAGCACACCCGCTTGTTCTTGGGACGAAG GGGGGAGATTCTGATTGGGTAACTGTAGAAATTGAATGTCCGAAACCTTCTGAGGATGATTGGATTGCTGTCTTCTCTCCAGCAAATTTCAG CTCGTCTATCTGTCAACCAAGTGATGATATGGAACAGTTTCCTCATATATGTTCAGCCCCAATAAAG TACAAATATGCCAATGATTCCGATGCTGATTACAAAAAGACTGGAAAATCTTCATTGAAGTTCCAATTGATCAATCAACGGGAAGATTTTTCGTTTGCATTATTTTCTGGCGGGTTATCCGAT CCAAAACTGGTGGCTGTTTCAAATGTTATAAGTTTTGCTAACCCAAAGGCACCACTTTATCCACGGCTTTCACAAGGGAAATCTTGGAATGAA ATGACAGTGACTTGGACTAGTGGCTATAATGTTATCGAAGCTGTACCTTTCGTTGAGTGGGGTATGAAAGGAGAATCCCAAAGTCGATCTCCTGCAGGAACATTGACATTTCATCAAAATGATATGTGTG CTCCACCAGCCCGAACAGTTGGTTGGCGCGATCCTGGTTTCATTCATACAAGTTTCCTAAAGGATTTGTGGCCAAGCTCTGTGTATGCACCACAATTGACATCTTTTCTCAGAGAAATGATGAATGAGCAATGTGTTCCCAATACTGTGTTTATTTTTGCTTTTAGGTACACTTATAAGCTTGGCCATAAGTTGGTAGATGGTTCTTATGTCTGGAGCAAGAGCTACTCTTTCAAATCTTCACCATATCCAGGGCAGGATTCGTTACAGCGAGTTGTAATATTTGGAGATATGGGAAAG GCCGAACGAGATGGTTCAAACGAATACAGTAATTATCAGCCAGGATCACTTAACACCACGGATCAACTAATCAAGGACTTGAAAAACATTGACATAGTTTTTCATATAGGGGACATTACATATGCAAATGGGTATATCTCACAGTGGGACCAGTTCACATCACAGGTTGAGCGCATTGCATCAACTGTGCCATATATGATTGCAAG CGGCAATCATGAACGCGATGCTCCCAACTCTGGGTCGTTCTACGACGGAAACGATTCTGGTGGTGAATGTGGTGTCATAGCTGAGACCATGTTTTATGTTCCTGCTGAGAACAGAGCTAAGTTTTG GTATTCAACAGACTATGGCATGTTCCATTTCTGTATAGCTGACAGTGAACATGATTGGAGGGAAGGTTCTGAGCAGTACAAGTTCATCGAGAAGTGCCTAGCGTCGGCAGACCGGAGAAAGCAGCCCTGGTTAATATTTGTTGCTCATCGTGTTCTTGGTTATTCCTCAAGTTATTGGAAAGATGCCTCATTTGGAGAGCCCATGGGAAGGGAAAGCTTGCAAGGACTTTGGCAGAAGTACAAAGTCGACATTGCATTTTTTGGACATATCCATAACTATGAAAGAACTTGCCCGGTTTACCAG GGGCAGTGCATGCATGTGGGAAAATCACACTATTCAGGTACTGTAAATGGAACGATTCACGTAGTGGTTGGTGGGGGAGGGAGCCATTTATCAGCGTTTGGTCCTACCCAGACTTCATGGAGTCTATACAAAGATTCAGATTTTGGTTTCGTGAAGTTGACCGCATACAATCACTCATCTCTCCTCTTTGAATACAAGAAAAGCAGTGATGGAAATGTGTATGATTCTTTCACCATTTCCAGGGACTACCGAGATGTCTTGGCCTGTGTTCATGATGGCTGCGAACCAACCACTTTGGGTTCTTGA
- the LOC107950185 gene encoding cytochrome P450 94B3, whose amino-acid sequence MVFCFLLLFALGFFLFSFFVYFMRESKSFYAKKSVLMSSNTEPRSYPFLGSLISFYKNQYRLLDWYTELLSESPCQTIVVSRLGARRTVVTANPANVEHMLKTNFNNFPKGKPFTEILGDLLGCGIFNVDGELWSTQRKLASHEFNTKSLREFVVKSLHEEVENRLLPLLEEAMLTEKVIDFQDVLRRFAFDTVSKVSFGQDPCCLDLSRPVPPLVKAFDSASEISAMRGMAPVFLVWKMKRAFNIGSEKKLKQAVQFVHGCVLEIIRNKKRALEVETSAETEDLLSRLLSAGHDEEVVRDMMISFIMAGRDTTSSALTWLFWLLSKHPNAEKMMVKEVKSMVGNDEKRLDFQVLKEMNCVKACLCESMRLYPPVAWDSKHAVNDDVLPDGTFVGKGDRVTYFPYGMGRMEELWGKDRLEFKPDRWFEEPGAEHGLLKAVSAFNFPVFQAGPRVCLGKEMAFVQMKYVVASILRRFEIRVVCQEEPVLVPLLTAHMAGGLKVVVRRRELK is encoded by the coding sequence ATGGTTTTCTGCTTCCTCTTGCTATTTGCTTTAgggtttttcttattttctttctttgtcTATTTCATGCGAGAATCAAAGTCTTTTTACGCCAAGAAATCGGTTTTAATGTCTTCCAATACTGAGCCTCGTTCGTATCCTTTTCTTGGTAGTCTCATCTCTTTCTACAAGAACCAATATCGTCTCTTGGATTGGTACACTGAGCTTTTATCCGAGTCTCCGTGCCAGACTATCGTGGTGAGTCGACTTGGTGCACGTCGTACGGTTGTGACGGCGAACCCGGCTAACGTCGAGCACATGCTCAAGACCAACTTCAATAATTTCCCTAAAGGCAAGCCATTCACTGAAATCCTCGGTGATCTTCTCGGTTGTGGGATATTTAATGTGGATGGGGAGTTGTGGAGCACTCAAAGGAAGCTAGCTAGCCATGAGTTTAACACCAAATCATTGAGAGAATTCGTGGTGAAATCGCTTCACGAAGAAGTTGAGAATCGGCTGTTACCATTGCTTGAAGAAGCAATGTTGACTGAGAAAGTTATTGATTTTCAAGATGTATTGAGACGATTTGCATTCGATACTGTCAGTAAAGTATCATTCGGTCAAGACCCTTGTTGCTTGGATCTTTCGAGACCAGTGCCACCTCTCGTGAAAGCTTTCGATAGCGCATCGGAGATCAGCGCCATGCGAGGGATGGCACCCGTGTTTCTTGTATGGAAAATGAAGAGAGCTTTTAACATTGggtcagaaaagaaactgaaacaagCGGTTCAATTCGTCCATGGATGCGTTTTGGAGATCATCCGAAACAAAAAGAGGGCTCTTGAAGTTGAAACATCAGCTGAAACAGAAGATCTTTTGTCGAGGTTGTTGTCGGCTGGGCATGACGAGGAAGTTGTAAGAGATATGATGATTAGCTTCATCATGGCTGGAAGAGACACCACTTCCTCGGCATTGACTTGGCTCTTTTGGTTGCTTTCTAAGCATCCAAACGCCGAGAAAATGATGGTGAAAGAAGTGAAATCAATGGTTGGCAATGACGAAAAACGATTGGATTTCCAGGTGTTAAAGGAAATGAATTGCGTTAAAGCCTGTTTATGTGAGTCAATGAGGCTTTACCCGCCGGTAGCGTGGGATTCAAAGCATGCAGTAAACGACGACGTTTTACCCGATGGGACTTTTGTCGGGAAAGGAGACAGGGTGACCTATTTCCCCTACGGAATGGGGAGGATGGAGGAGTTATGGGGCAAGGACCGGTTGGAGTTTAAACCGGACCGGTGGTTCGAGGAACCGGGTGCAGAGCATGGGTTGCTGAAGGCAGTAAGCGCTTTCAATTTCCCGGTGTTTCAGGCGGGTCCAAGAGTTTGCCTTGGGAAAGAAATGGCGTTCGTTCAGATGAAGTATGTAGTAGCTTCAATATTGAGACGGTTCGAGATCAGAGTAGTATGCCAGGAAGAACCGGTTCTTGTTCCTCTCTTAACCGCTCATATGGCAGGTGGGCTGAAGGTGGTGGTAAGGAGAAGAGAATTGAAATAG